The Thioalkalivibrio sulfidiphilus HL-EbGr7 genome includes a window with the following:
- the ftsL gene encoding cell division protein FtsL, which translates to MRLRLVGFGVLFLAVLISAFGVIYSKHHSRSLFMALQVELAERDSLNVEWGQLQLEQSTWATHGRIEETARQRLNMTLPNAGNTVILLD; encoded by the coding sequence GTGAGGCTGCGCCTGGTGGGGTTCGGGGTGCTGTTCCTGGCGGTGCTGATCAGCGCCTTCGGGGTGATCTACAGCAAGCACCACAGCCGCAGCCTGTTCATGGCGCTGCAGGTGGAGCTGGCTGAACGGGACAGCCTGAACGTGGAGTGGGGCCAGCTGCAGCTGGAACAGAGCACCTGGGCCACCCACGGACGTATCGAAGAGACGGCGCGGCAGCGCTTGAACATGACCCTGCCGAACGCCGGCAACACCGTGATTCTGTTGGATTGA
- a CDS encoding peptidoglycan D,D-transpeptidase FtsI family protein, translating to MSDSPDKLSAVRRNVVLGLFVLGFAVVLGRGLDLQVFKQDFLRGEGDARHLRVVSIPAHRGMVLDRNGEPLAVSTPVDSVWANPQETLQAPERLAELARVLDMDRGDLQRRLAERAGREFVYLRRHVNPDVAARVQQLGVPGVALQREFRRYYPMGEVAAHVLGFTNIDDRGQEGLELALNELLTGQPGAKRVVRDRLGRVIRDVENIRPARPGKDITLTLDQRVQYLAYRELKAAVQAHGARSGSAVIMDVHTGDILAMVNQPSHNPNNRGSLRRDASRNRAVTDLFEPGSTIKPFTVAAALESGSANPHMTLDTAPGFFRVGNHTIRDIRNYGRVDLTTMLAKSSNIGASKLALSMESEHLWRTLHQAGLGRSTGSGFPGEASGLLRDFYFWRDVDRATLAFGYGLSVTPLQLARAYAALANDGVMPAPRFLAHQPVLPGEPVISPSVARELRAMLEASVTADSTGHRARVEGYRVAGKTGTARKSGAGGYSEERFVAMFAGFAPASQPRLVMVVVIDEPAGEQYYGGQVAAPVFSKIMQGALRLLDVPPDDVPGIRAVTAEAGRGPA from the coding sequence ATGTCGGATTCTCCGGACAAGCTGAGTGCAGTGCGCCGCAACGTGGTGCTGGGACTGTTCGTCCTGGGTTTCGCGGTGGTGCTCGGCCGTGGGCTCGATCTGCAGGTGTTCAAGCAGGACTTCCTGCGCGGCGAGGGCGATGCGCGCCACCTGCGCGTGGTCTCCATTCCTGCCCACCGGGGCATGGTGCTGGACCGCAACGGCGAACCCCTGGCGGTGAGCACGCCGGTGGATTCCGTGTGGGCCAATCCCCAGGAGACCCTGCAGGCTCCCGAGCGGCTGGCGGAGTTGGCCCGGGTGCTGGACATGGACCGGGGTGATCTGCAACGCCGCCTGGCGGAGCGCGCCGGCCGCGAGTTCGTCTACCTGCGCCGACACGTGAACCCGGACGTGGCTGCCCGGGTACAGCAGCTGGGCGTGCCCGGCGTGGCCCTGCAACGGGAATTCCGCCGCTACTACCCCATGGGTGAAGTGGCGGCCCACGTGCTGGGCTTCACCAATATCGATGACCGGGGTCAGGAAGGGCTGGAGCTGGCCCTGAACGAACTGCTGACCGGGCAGCCCGGCGCCAAGCGGGTGGTGCGCGATCGACTCGGCCGGGTGATCCGCGACGTGGAGAACATCCGTCCCGCGCGTCCCGGCAAGGACATCACCCTCACCCTGGATCAGCGCGTGCAGTACCTGGCCTACCGAGAGTTGAAGGCCGCAGTGCAGGCCCACGGCGCACGCTCCGGCTCGGCCGTGATCATGGACGTGCATACCGGCGACATCCTGGCCATGGTCAACCAGCCCAGTCACAACCCCAACAACCGGGGCAGCCTGCGCCGCGATGCCTCCCGCAACCGGGCGGTGACCGACCTGTTCGAGCCGGGCTCCACCATCAAGCCGTTCACCGTGGCAGCGGCGCTTGAGAGCGGCAGCGCGAATCCGCACATGACCCTGGATACCGCGCCAGGTTTTTTCCGCGTTGGCAACCACACCATCCGTGACATCCGCAACTACGGGCGCGTGGACCTGACCACGATGCTGGCCAAGTCCTCCAACATCGGTGCCAGCAAGCTGGCCCTGAGTATGGAGTCGGAGCACCTGTGGCGCACCCTGCATCAGGCGGGGCTGGGGCGCAGCACCGGCAGCGGATTCCCCGGTGAGGCCTCCGGTCTGCTGCGGGATTTCTATTTCTGGCGCGACGTGGATCGCGCCACCCTGGCCTTCGGCTACGGCCTGTCGGTCACCCCACTGCAGCTGGCGCGGGCCTACGCCGCCCTGGCCAACGACGGCGTGATGCCCGCGCCGCGCTTCCTGGCGCACCAGCCGGTGCTGCCCGGCGAGCCGGTCATATCCCCGTCCGTGGCCCGCGAGTTGCGCGCCATGCTGGAGGCGTCGGTGACCGCCGATAGCACCGGTCACCGGGCGCGGGTGGAGGGCTACCGGGTGGCGGGCAAGACCGGCACGGCGCGCAAGAGCGGCGCCGGTGGCTACAGTGAGGAGCGTTTCGTGGCCATGTTCGCGGGCTTCGCCCCGGCGAGCCAGCCGCGCCTGGTGATGGTGGTGGTCATCGATGAGCCGGCCGGCGAGCAGTACTACGGTGGGCAGGTGGCCGCGCCGGTATTCTCGAAGATCATGCAGGGCGCGCTGCGCCTGCTGGACGTGCCGCCCGACGACGTGCCCGGCATCCGCGCCGTGACCGCAGAGGCGGGCAGGGGGCCGGCATGA